In a single window of the Nocardioides massiliensis genome:
- the crtI gene encoding phytoene desaturase family protein produces the protein MSRYGDRVVVVGGGIAGLATAALLAADGRSVDLLEQRDELGGRAGSWSQDGFRFDTGPSWYLMPEVFEHFFSLLGSSAKEQLDLQRLDPGYRVFFEDHDEPLDVRSDRAASVALFDRVELGAGVALEDYLDSAERTYQAAVANFLYTSFEHPRALLNSAVLRSGPQLLPLLARSLESHVAARFADPRLRQVLGYPAVFLGSSPSRTPAMYHLMSWMDLADGVLYPQGGFTRLIEAIADLARAHGVRIHTGARVTAIDTAPRVGSSGLRRRRAQVRGVTYRGSDGAEQTIAADVVVGAADLHHLETELLPPALQTYPESWWRRRDPGPGAVLVYLGVEGELPELQHHSLFFTSDWDANFTDVLGRPGRVPDPASAYVCKPSATDPSVAPAGHENVFVLVPVPADVGLGRGGVDGAGDPAVEATADAAIAQIAAWAQIPDLAARVCVRRTVGPGDFAADLNAWSGGMLGPGHTLRQSAFLRGRNASAKVDGLLYAGSSTIPGIGLPMCLISAELVLKRLRGDRSTGPTTHALARVAAGGVGV, from the coding sequence ATGAGCCGGTACGGCGATCGGGTCGTTGTCGTGGGGGGAGGGATCGCCGGGCTCGCCACGGCTGCCCTGCTCGCCGCGGACGGGCGGTCGGTCGACCTGCTGGAGCAGCGCGACGAGCTCGGTGGGCGCGCCGGGAGCTGGTCCCAGGACGGCTTCCGCTTCGACACGGGGCCGTCGTGGTACCTCATGCCCGAGGTCTTCGAGCACTTCTTCAGCCTGCTCGGCTCGAGCGCGAAGGAGCAACTCGACCTGCAGCGTCTCGACCCGGGCTACCGCGTGTTCTTCGAGGACCACGACGAGCCGCTCGACGTGCGCAGCGACCGCGCGGCGAGCGTCGCGCTCTTCGACCGGGTCGAGCTCGGGGCCGGTGTCGCGCTCGAGGACTACCTCGACTCCGCCGAGCGCACCTATCAGGCGGCGGTCGCGAACTTCCTCTACACCAGCTTCGAGCACCCGCGGGCATTGCTGAACTCCGCGGTGCTCCGCAGCGGCCCGCAGCTGCTGCCGTTGCTCGCGCGCTCGTTGGAGTCTCATGTCGCAGCTCGCTTCGCAGACCCGCGGCTGCGCCAGGTGCTCGGCTATCCGGCCGTGTTCCTGGGGTCATCACCCTCGCGGACACCGGCGATGTATCACCTCATGAGCTGGATGGATCTCGCCGACGGCGTGCTCTACCCGCAGGGTGGGTTCACACGCCTCATCGAAGCGATCGCCGACCTCGCGCGGGCGCACGGCGTCCGGATCCACACCGGCGCCCGGGTGACCGCGATCGACACGGCACCGCGGGTCGGCTCGTCCGGCCTGCGCCGTCGTCGCGCCCAAGTCCGTGGTGTCACCTACCGCGGCAGCGACGGAGCCGAGCAGACCATCGCGGCCGACGTCGTGGTCGGGGCCGCCGACCTGCACCACCTGGAGACCGAACTGCTGCCGCCCGCGCTGCAGACCTACCCGGAGTCCTGGTGGCGCCGCCGTGACCCCGGGCCCGGCGCCGTCCTGGTCTACCTCGGCGTCGAGGGGGAGCTGCCGGAGCTGCAGCACCACTCGCTGTTCTTCACCAGCGACTGGGACGCGAACTTCACCGACGTGCTCGGACGGCCCGGTCGCGTGCCGGACCCGGCCTCGGCGTACGTCTGCAAGCCGTCGGCGACCGACCCTTCGGTCGCGCCGGCCGGGCACGAGAACGTGTTCGTGCTGGTGCCGGTGCCCGCCGACGTCGGGCTCGGGAGAGGCGGCGTCGACGGCGCGGGCGACCCGGCGGTCGAGGCCACCGCCGACGCCGCGATCGCCCAGATCGCGGCCTGGGCGCAGATCCCCGACCTCGCCGCGCGGGTGTGCGTGCGGCGTACCGTCGGTCCCGGTGACTTCGCCGCCGACCTCAACGCCTGGTCCGGCGGCATGCTCGGGCCCGGCCACACCCTGCGCCAGAGCGCCTTCCTGCGGGGACGCAACGCCTCGGCCAAGGTCGACGGGTTGTTGTACGCCGGGTCCAGCACCATCCCCGGCATCGGCCTGCCGATGTGCCTGATCAGTGCCGAGCTCGTGCTCAAGCGGCTGCGTGGCGACCGCTCCACGGGCCCGACGACGCACGCCCTCGCCCGGGTCGCCGCTGGCGGCGTGGGGGTGTGA